In Mytilus edulis unplaced genomic scaffold, xbMytEdul2.2 SCAFFOLD_857, whole genome shotgun sequence, the genomic window GAATCCTACCATAGAAACATTATAGATGATGGTAAATAAGATCCTTTTACCTTGcgttttttatatttaattcaacATTATGGCTACCAATGAACCGGATTAATTCATGCAGTCAATTGgaaaccaattttcgtggattgaggaaaattgTGTTTCTGTGGTTGTATCAAAGACTCTCTACAGACATAGAGAGAATTTATACTTAGTTGAATATTTCATTTCGTGAATTACCTTTACCAATGAAgtccatgaaaatttgtatcataAGAACAAACATAAATCAGTGCACCGActtcaaataataataaacaatgtAACAACGTTATAATTTAAAGTGGTTTATTTTACtcaatatatgaatatatttaacTTGATTTTCCATGCCCGTATCCTTTATTAGATGAGCTTCCAGACCCTTTATGTTTCCTGTGACGTCTATGATGACGATGGTGATGCCCGCCGTAGTGGGAGGCGCCATTGTGATGATGATGGTGATGAACAACAACTGATGGCCGAGCCCAAACGCTAGGAACGCCAATAACGTGGTGTCCTCCAATAACTCCGTGGTGACCTCCATGGTGTACACCATGGAAAATACTGGTCAactgtaaaacatgtaaaatgtttaTTAAGTTCATTTAAAGGAAAGCAAGCTTACGGCAAAGGATTAAGCGGTCATTCTGGATCTGTTATTTTTGCAGAAAACGTGCTTAAGAAGTGGGCAAACCCACATACTGTTATTTCCATGTGTTTTCTGAAATACCCTTCTTTAAGTTATGCATAAAGCGATAAAACGATAAAACGTTGTGAAGCACAAAAACCCAAGGgacataaacataaaaaaaagttaa contains:
- the LOC139507020 gene encoding spore coat protein YeeK-like, with the protein product MKVTVALGIFVAVFASIEAYGAYNGYDGDSYGGKGHVLTSIFHGVHHGGHHGVIGGHHVIGVPSVWARPSVVVHHHHHHNGASHYGGHHHRHHRRHRKHKGSGSSSNKGYGHGKSS